A stretch of DNA from Myxococcota bacterium:
GAATGGGCGCCAAGATGGGCACGGCGTTGTTTGAGGCCATCAAGGCTGGGCATCACGAGGTGGCGGCTGAGCTCGCACGCCAGGGCGCCTGTATTTTTATTAATGTGCCCAAAAACACACCAGACAGCGTTGTCGCAAGCGTCCATCGAGGTTTTACAGACCGGCTGCACTTACATCCGGAAGAGGCAGCGTTGTTTTTTGCAAAGGTTGACCACACTCAGATCAAGGCATCTTCACCGCTGGATGGCCTGCCGGTCAGCATCCCCAAAGTTAAAAAGACGTTTTTCGAGCGGCTTCGTTCTAAGCCAGAGCTGTCCCTACGTAAATCGGTGTTGGCCTGTTTTCGGGAAGTTTTCAAAATGGACGAGACTTTCCTTATTTCTGAAGAGCGCGCCGTGCCTTTTACGGCTGCACAAATCGAATCACACCTGGATGGTTTACTCGAAAATGTTGAGACCGAACGAGAGAAAATGGCAGGCGTTCCCAAGTGTAAAGAGGAGCGAACGCAATTTTACGCCACCTTGCGCGCCATGTTGACCCATATTCATGCCAAACTGAAAGATAAAAATGTCTCGCTTGCCGATAAACGAACCGTGCTGGTTACACTAGCTCAAGGGGGCATGCACTGCGGCACACGACAATTTTACGAAACCAAAACAGCCCTAGGTATTCTGTTTCCATCGAGAGAAAATACCACCGAGGCGCAAGGCAAAATACTAAAAGAATTGGAGAGTTTGCGGCACGCCATTTTGATCGAAATATCCTCGCAGTTTAGAAGTATCAACGCACATTCATTTGGCCATTTGGTTCATACCATCGGCAAAGAAGTTGGCGTGTCCAACATGGAGTTCACCTATACCGATCCGTTGGTTGGCAATGCCACGACCAAAGAGGAACTGTTGAAACAATTCTATGATCAGTACACACCCAGTCGAATTTGGCAGCATTTAAGCAAAATGCCCGCAGCCGACTTGGCGAGTTTATTGGCCGAAGCAAGACCTCCAGGGTGCAATGAAAACGAGTTCTACGATTTAACGCTGCAGGAAGACGGAACTTTGCAGCCAGCTGCCGTCATAGTGCTGATGTTTTGCTTAGGCATTATTGTGCCATGCTCCACTCGTGTCGACCGCGGAGATTTCAGCATGTTGGGGCTTCATGCTGAGCACCCTCCAGAGCTTATGTTTAGCCTTGGTAAATTGCTTAAAGACAAGCCTGCATTCGCTCCCTATGAACGCCATTGGCAACCTGAGACTTCGAGTTATCCGGGCGCTTTTAACGATTATGAAGTTCAGCGCGCGACAGAAGTTTTGGCTGAGCTTAAGCTGCTTAACGAGCAAAAATTAGATTTGGCAGCCAAAGCGCTTAAACAGAGTCAAACTTTCTATCGTGATACCAAACGTGCTTTGAGCGATGAGCAGGCTAAATCCCTCGCCCGGCATGTTATTTTTTTCGACGATCTGTAAAAACGCGAAGGCCAATGAGCAGGCCTAGAATAATAAACAAGCTGTCTTTGGTATATGCCGATTCATCGAATGCTTTTTTATCGCCTGCAAAATATCCGTGTGAAGTCAAAATAATCGCGAGGCCGATCAAGGCCATTGCCCATTGCCCTTTGGTACTAGGTCTTCGGGAAATTATCAGGCCTATGAGCAAAATGGCCAAACAGCTGAGCGGAAAAATATCGCCCACTTGCTGATAAATGGTGATTTCTTTGGAAAGCGGCACTTCGGCTAGTACCAGCGCTTCCTCATATAAATTGGTCGGCTGGTGAATAAACCCTCGGGAGTCCACCCACGCCGATACGCCCGTGTTGGTCGCTCTAGCATAACTTCGCCCAACTTCTACCGAGCGCATCTGATACATGCCCAGATGCTGGTAAGGCCCAGCTGACACCCCATACCAAGCATCGTTGGTGACGTTGATTAATAGCTCAGCGCCTTCAGCAACGAAAGCACGGCCAATCACCGGAAACACGCCTTCGTAACAAATGGTTACCGCTAAGGGAATGCCATCTGCCATTACCGTTTTAAAACCACCCGAGCGCGCAAAGCTGCCTAAATTGGGCACGATTTTTTCGACCACG
This window harbors:
- a CDS encoding ankyrin repeat domain-containing protein, producing the protein MPVFPVRLNPLLAHAQPAERPVPVVHGNVFEEEPRNRLELPKTPRRLDHVSALEEKFFKTGVRFLQDRQYAQAVLEFIKLAERSLALKQLHKAQRVEDPRVDTMISLGIDYAQSVYRFASYELSPGSFDADKSLIARLNAALAWPETTPPNEKLPQVSKLLNSYPAFSEMGDTWRLNEYTELVMKHLGISYQEATALVIERELQIVWMGEAIRRDSVQILRDLVARGFDVNRPSSAVVTPLVAAAKLGSLEVIGELLRMGAKMGTALFEAIKAGHHEVAAELARQGACIFINVPKNTPDSVVASVHRGFTDRLHLHPEEAALFFAKVDHTQIKASSPLDGLPVSIPKVKKTFFERLRSKPELSLRKSVLACFREVFKMDETFLISEERAVPFTAAQIESHLDGLLENVETEREKMAGVPKCKEERTQFYATLRAMLTHIHAKLKDKNVSLADKRTVLVTLAQGGMHCGTRQFYETKTALGILFPSRENTTEAQGKILKELESLRHAILIEISSQFRSINAHSFGHLVHTIGKEVGVSNMEFTYTDPLVGNATTKEELLKQFYDQYTPSRIWQHLSKMPAADLASLLAEARPPGCNENEFYDLTLQEDGTLQPAAVIVLMFCLGIIVPCSTRVDRGDFSMLGLHAEHPPELMFSLGKLLKDKPAFAPYERHWQPETSSYPGAFNDYEVQRATEVLAELKLLNEQKLDLAAKALKQSQTFYRDTKRALSDEQAKSLARHVIFFDDL